A single Fusobacterium perfoetens ATCC 29250 DNA region contains:
- the infC gene encoding translation initiation factor IF-3, with amino-acid sequence MSAISDKIRINEKIKGKEFRIISNSGEQMGIMTAAEALEAARRENLDLVEISPNANPPVCKIMDFGKYKYEQTRKAKDAKKKQKQVVVKEVKLRTRIDTHDLETKINSIKRFLEKDNKVKVTLVQFGRERSYEEMGIELLDDVASQFEGFAEVEKRYKDAQKYLMLSLKK; translated from the coding sequence GTGTCGGCTATTTCTGACAAAATTAGAATCAATGAAAAAATAAAAGGTAAGGAATTTAGAATAATATCTAATTCTGGGGAACAAATGGGAATTATGACTGCAGCTGAGGCTTTAGAAGCAGCAAGAAGAGAGAATTTAGATTTAGTAGAAATTTCTCCAAATGCTAATCCACCTGTTTGTAAAATAATGGATTTTGGAAAATATAAATATGAACAAACTAGAAAAGCAAAAGATGCTAAGAAAAAACAAAAACAAGTGGTTGTTAAAGAAGTAAAATTAAGAACAAGAATTGATACTCATGATTTAGAAACAAAGATAAATAGTATCAAAAGATTCTTAGAAAAAGATAATAAAGTTAAAGTTACTTTAGTACAATTTGGAAGAGAAAGAAGCTATGAAGAAATGGGAATTGAACTTCTTGATGATGTAGCTAGTCAATTTGAAGGATTTGCTGAAGTTGAAAAAAGATATAAAGATGCACAAAAATATTTAATGTTATCATTGAAAAAATAG
- the tpiA gene encoding triose-phosphate isomerase has protein sequence MRKTIIAGNWKMNKTNKEAVEMLTELKELVKGVDSVGIVIGAPFTALSDAVKAVEGSNVKIAAENVYPKDSGAYTGEVSPVMLKDLGVEYVILGHSERREYFKESDEFINEKVKAVLAHGMTPILCIGEKLEDREAGRTDEVNKTQIRGGFAGLTGEEAKKIVVAYEPVWAIGTGKTATPEIAQETHKAIRQELTEMFGEEVANEITIQYGGSMKPNNAKELLAQADIDGGLIGGASLKATDFYDIIKAAL, from the coding sequence ATGAGAAAAACAATAATTGCAGGAAACTGGAAAATGAATAAAACTAACAAAGAAGCTGTTGAAATGTTAACAGAATTAAAAGAACTTGTTAAAGGAGTAGATTCTGTTGGAATAGTAATTGGAGCTCCATTTACAGCTTTATCTGATGCTGTTAAAGCAGTAGAAGGAAGTAATGTTAAAATAGCAGCTGAAAATGTATATCCTAAAGATTCAGGAGCATACACTGGAGAAGTTTCACCAGTTATGTTAAAAGATTTAGGTGTTGAATATGTTATATTAGGACATTCAGAAAGAAGAGAATATTTTAAAGAATCTGATGAATTTATAAACGAAAAAGTAAAAGCTGTATTAGCTCATGGAATGACTCCTATTCTTTGTATTGGAGAAAAATTAGAAGACAGAGAAGCTGGAAGAACTGATGAAGTTAACAAAACTCAAATTAGAGGAGGATTTGCTGGCCTTACTGGAGAAGAAGCTAAAAAAATAGTTGTAGCTTATGAACCAGTTTGGGCAATAGGAACAGGTAAAACAGCTACTCCAGAAATAGCTCAAGAAACTCATAAAGCTATTAGACAAGAACTTACTGAAATGTTTGGAGAAGAAGTTGCTAATGAAATTACTATTCAATATGGTGGTTCTATGAAACCAAATAATGCTAAAGAATTATTAGCTCAAGCTGATATTGATGGTGGATTAATTGGAGGTGCTTCTCTTAAAGCAACTGATTTCTATGACATTATTAAAGCAGCTTTATAA
- a CDS encoding M20 family metallopeptidase yields the protein MKEILLKKFESLEPQLQNMANFIFDNPEFGLKEFKASNLLINYLEENGFIIEKGVGGLETAFRAIYEQGTDGPSIGVLVEYDAIEGIGHACGHHMQGPIGVGVAVALKEVLKNENYKLVVYGTPAEETTGGKLTMLKNGCFKDIDVALMTHGGPNTTTDIKSLAMCKLTVTFNGIKSHAALKPESGRSAFDALLLTFNAIEFMREHVPDDVRMHYTVLNAGGPANVVPDKAIGNFYLRSYDNATLVDCKERFFNIIKGASLMTGTTYDIHIDKEMGGKIPILTLNDLIMKNALELNAPSMSPPREKTGSTDFGSVMAIVPGTCLRIAFVPEGTASHSDEYLKAGKSPEAYKAIDMGGKILLSTIYEIITDKEILKSIKDEFERKTNKK from the coding sequence ATGAAAGAGATATTATTAAAAAAATTTGAATCTTTAGAACCTCAATTACAAAATATGGCTAATTTTATTTTTGATAATCCTGAATTTGGTTTAAAAGAATTCAAAGCTTCTAATCTTTTGATAAATTATTTAGAAGAAAATGGATTTATTATTGAAAAAGGTGTAGGAGGATTAGAAACTGCTTTTAGAGCTATTTATGAACAAGGAACTGATGGTCCTTCTATTGGAGTTTTAGTAGAATATGATGCCATTGAAGGAATTGGTCATGCTTGTGGTCATCATATGCAAGGACCTATAGGAGTTGGAGTAGCTGTAGCTTTAAAAGAAGTTTTAAAAAATGAAAATTATAAATTAGTTGTTTATGGAACTCCAGCTGAAGAAACAACAGGTGGAAAATTAACAATGTTAAAAAATGGTTGTTTTAAAGATATTGATGTAGCTTTAATGACCCATGGAGGTCCGAACACTACAACTGATATAAAATCTTTAGCTATGTGTAAACTTACAGTTACATTTAATGGTATAAAATCTCATGCTGCTTTAAAACCTGAATCTGGTAGAAGTGCTTTTGATGCTCTTCTTCTTACATTTAATGCTATTGAATTTATGAGAGAACATGTACCAGATGATGTTAGAATGCATTATACTGTTTTAAATGCTGGTGGACCAGCTAATGTAGTACCTGATAAAGCTATAGGAAACTTCTACTTAAGGTCTTATGATAATGCTACTCTTGTAGATTGTAAAGAAAGATTTTTTAACATCATAAAAGGAGCTAGTCTTATGACTGGAACAACTTATGATATTCATATAGATAAAGAAATGGGTGGAAAAATTCCTATTCTTACTTTGAATGATTTAATTATGAAAAATGCTTTAGAATTAAATGCTCCTTCTATGAGCCCACCAAGAGAAAAAACAGGTTCAACTGATTTTGGAAGTGTTATGGCAATAGTTCCAGGAACTTGTTTAAGAATAGCTTTTGTTCCTGAAGGAACAGCTTCTCATTCAGATGAATATTTAAAAGCGGGAAAATCACCAGAAGCTTATAAAGCCATTGACATGGGTGGAAAAATTCTTTTATCTACTATTTATGAAATAATTACAGATAAAGAAATTTTAAAAAGTATTAAAGATGAATTTGAAAGAAAAACAAATAAAAAATAA
- a CDS encoding LysR family transcriptional regulator: MDLKDCEIIKVMSEELNLTKTAEKLYTSQPSLTYRLNKLEEELDVVLFKRLSTGIILTKEGEYLAEYSKKFLLEYEIMKKNIKNIKDLEEKKINLGISTTMAKYKLAFILQSLKEIYPQIKINIISGNSYHELPKLLKEEKIDIAILRGDVPWNEEKYIVSKEPYGIISQKLLRIEELEKLPYIQYETNTVVKSRIFLDEWSKIYLGKPFQGEIMKVNSTEASLEMIKSGIGWTVLPKIHMQNFKELNFFPMVKLNGEPFERETYLLVKKEKLKDENIKKIVENILENKERYFK, from the coding sequence ATGGATTTAAAAGACTGCGAAATAATAAAAGTTATGTCAGAAGAGTTAAATTTAACAAAAACAGCAGAAAAATTATATACTTCACAACCTTCTTTAACTTATAGATTAAATAAATTAGAGGAAGAATTAGATGTAGTTTTATTTAAAAGGCTTTCTACTGGAATTATATTAACAAAAGAAGGAGAGTATTTAGCAGAATACTCTAAAAAGTTTCTTTTAGAATATGAAATAATGAAGAAAAATATAAAAAATATAAAAGATTTAGAAGAAAAGAAAATAAATTTAGGTATAAGTACAACAATGGCTAAATATAAATTAGCTTTTATATTACAAAGTTTAAAAGAAATATATCCTCAAATAAAAATTAATATAATTTCAGGAAATAGTTATCATGAACTTCCTAAATTATTAAAAGAAGAAAAAATAGATATAGCAATTTTAAGAGGAGATGTTCCATGGAATGAAGAAAAATATATTGTTTCAAAAGAGCCTTATGGAATAATATCACAGAAACTATTAAGAATAGAAGAATTAGAAAAATTACCATATATTCAATATGAAACTAATACTGTGGTAAAATCTAGAATATTTTTAGATGAATGGAGTAAAATTTATTTAGGAAAACCATTTCAAGGGGAGATAATGAAAGTTAATTCTACAGAAGCTTCTTTGGAAATGATAAAAAGTGGAATTGGTTGGACAGTATTACCTAAAATTCATATGCAAAATTTTAAAGAGTTAAATTTTTTTCCTATGGTTAAACTTAATGGGGAACCTTTTGAGAGAGAAACATATCTTTTAGTAAAAAAGGAAAAATTAAAAGATGAAAATATAAAAAAAATTGTAGAAAATATTTTAGAAAATAAAGAAAGATATTTTAAATAA
- the rplT gene encoding 50S ribosomal protein L20, giving the protein MRVKTGIVRRRKHKKVLKAAKGFRGASGDVIKQAKQAVMRAMAYSTRDRKVTKRKMRQLWIIRINAGARLNGMTYSTFMNGLKKAGILLDRKVLADMALNNAEGFAKLAETAKAAL; this is encoded by the coding sequence ATGAGAGTTAAAACTGGAATCGTAAGAAGAAGAAAACATAAAAAAGTTTTAAAAGCTGCTAAAGGATTTAGAGGAGCATCTGGTGACGTTATAAAACAAGCTAAACAAGCTGTTATGAGAGCAATGGCTTACTCTACTAGAGATAGAAAAGTAACTAAGAGAAAAATGAGACAATTATGGATCATAAGAATAAATGCTGGAGCAAGATTAAACGGAATGACTTACTCAACATTTATGAATGGTCTTAAAAAAGCTGGAATCCTTTTAGACAGAAAAGTATTAGCTGATATGGCTTTAAACAATGCTGAAGGATTCGCAAAATTAGCTGAAACAGCTAAAGCAGCATTATAA
- a CDS encoding ComF family protein, whose product MFQSLNQHLRKFLFNNRCSVCNSILFEDEIYICKKCKDIFLQNNSLKKYDNVYYIFNYNKYFRSLIKNYKFQNRKYIGFFLAKLIEKNLKKVIEENNIDIIIPIPLNKKRFFSRGFNQVSYILDILNIKYYEAERIKNTKHMSHLLNKNSRKFNINKAFYIPFQVENKNILIIDDIITTGNTINELKKEIKSKGKVKSITIFSFSMASSFKKYNFGENHDNIN is encoded by the coding sequence ATGTTCCAGAGCCTAAACCAACACCTTAGAAAATTTTTATTTAACAATAGATGTAGTGTTTGTAACAGCATTTTATTTGAAGATGAAATATATATTTGTAAAAAATGTAAAGATATTTTTCTACAAAATAATTCTTTAAAAAAATATGATAATGTTTATTATATTTTTAATTATAATAAATATTTTAGAAGTTTAATAAAAAATTATAAATTTCAAAATAGAAAATATATTGGATTTTTTTTAGCAAAACTTATAGAAAAAAATTTAAAAAAAGTAATTGAAGAAAATAATATAGATATAATTATTCCCATACCTTTAAATAAGAAAAGATTCTTTTCAAGAGGATTTAATCAAGTATCTTATATTTTAGATATTTTAAATATAAAGTATTATGAGGCAGAGAGAATAAAAAATACAAAACATATGAGTCATTTACTGAATAAAAATTCAAGAAAATTTAATATAAATAAAGCTTTTTATATTCCTTTTCAAGTGGAAAATAAAAATATTTTAATAATAGATGATATAATAACAACTGGAAATACCATAAACGAATTAAAAAAAGAAATTAAAAGTAAAGGAAAAGTAAAATCTATAACTATTTTTTCTTTTTCTATGGCATCAAGTTTTAAAAAATATAATTTTGGGGAGAATCATGACAATATTAATTGA
- a CDS encoding nucleotidyltransferase family protein, translated as MKLDIILLAAGNSKRFGSNKLLYKLNNKYMFEYTLENIFSLKKIFKESIENIIVVSKYKEIEEYLKTTKINNIKYKENPHSEMGISSSIILGLNEINNKNFLMFMVCDQPYLKVETLEKFIKNFFKQSKKIGCLFDGKDLGNPCIFSPEYIEELKNIKGDKGGKQIIKKHMEEVFSFMVEDKKELEDIDFLK; from the coding sequence ATGAAATTAGATATTATTTTACTTGCTGCTGGAAATAGTAAAAGATTTGGAAGTAATAAATTACTTTATAAATTGAATAATAAATATATGTTTGAATATACATTAGAAAATATTTTTTCATTAAAAAAAATATTTAAAGAAAGTATAGAAAATATAATAGTAGTTTCAAAATATAAAGAGATAGAAGAATATTTAAAAACTACAAAAATAAATAATATAAAATATAAAGAAAATCCCCATAGTGAAATGGGGATTTCCTCATCTATTATATTAGGACTAAATGAAATTAATAATAAAAATTTTTTGATGTTTATGGTTTGTGACCAGCCTTACTTAAAAGTAGAAACTTTAGAAAAATTTATAAAAAATTTTTTTAAACAAAGTAAAAAAATAGGATGTTTATTTGATGGAAAAGATTTAGGGAATCCATGTATATTTTCTCCTGAATATATAGAAGAATTAAAAAATATAAAAGGAGATAAAGGGGGAAAACAAATCATAAAAAAACATATGGAAGAAGTTTTTTCATTTATGGTAGAAGATAAAAAAGAGTTGGAAGATATAGATTTTCTTAAATAA
- a CDS encoding zinc ribbon domain-containing protein has protein sequence MKLDFRCAKCGSSDYYVKTAIFPEKDSKLKVEFGTYYLKICSDCGYTEIYSAKVVNKELKKVKNVPEPKPTP, from the coding sequence ATGAAATTGGATTTTAGATGTGCAAAATGTGGAAGTAGCGATTATTATGTAAAAACAGCTATTTTTCCTGAAAAAGATTCAAAATTAAAAGTTGAATTTGGAACTTACTATCTAAAAATTTGTTCAGACTGTGGATATACAGAAATTTATTCTGCTAAAGTTGTTAATAAAGAACTTAAGAAGGTGAAAAATGTTCCAGAGCCTAAACCAACACCTTAG
- a CDS encoding YfcC family protein, with product MKKFKVPHSYVIIFILLIFVSILTYIIPAGEYTRITTASGLKMVDSTSYHLVEAKPVGIWMIPNFVMKGLIKQAGIIFPILVIGGALETVLSTGMFHAYCNKLARKCSGKERLFIPAVLLLFAIIGITQSTNKFIGFAPLGVMLSATLGYDAIVGVAMILLGVGIGFSTGILAPTTAIAQEMAELPAYSGIGLRTVSFVLFYLVTAAYIVWYAEKSKKDPTKSALYGVEEVQTFDLKDSNIEVEKKHPLVLTILIIFFAILMYGCIKFSWGLVETAVCFMWMGFIIGLSYGYDPSKIASCFVKGIKGMSSAAMIVGLGAAVALILSEAKVLDTVVYGLAKMLEWFPNFLKAPVMLFINVIVNGFVTSGTGQAAVVMPVMVPLADVSGITRQTAVLAYKFGDGFCNYILPHASALMGFLGATGITYDRWMKFMWKLFLIWMILGSIILSYAYFTQYA from the coding sequence ATGAAAAAATTTAAAGTTCCACACTCATATGTAATTATTTTTATATTACTTATCTTTGTATCAATTCTTACTTATATTATTCCAGCTGGAGAATATACAAGAATCACTACTGCTAGTGGTTTAAAAATGGTTGATAGTACTAGTTATCATTTAGTTGAAGCTAAACCTGTTGGTATTTGGATGATTCCAAATTTTGTTATGAAAGGTCTTATTAAACAAGCTGGTATTATATTCCCAATCCTTGTTATAGGAGGAGCTTTAGAAACAGTTCTTTCTACTGGAATGTTCCATGCTTATTGTAATAAACTTGCTAGAAAATGTTCTGGTAAAGAAAGATTATTTATCCCAGCAGTATTATTACTATTTGCTATTATAGGAATAACTCAATCAACAAATAAATTTATAGGTTTTGCTCCTTTAGGTGTTATGTTATCAGCTACATTAGGATATGATGCTATAGTTGGAGTTGCTATGATTTTATTAGGAGTTGGTATTGGATTTTCTACAGGTATTTTAGCTCCTACAACAGCTATTGCTCAAGAAATGGCTGAGTTACCAGCTTATTCTGGAATTGGATTAAGAACAGTTTCTTTTGTACTTTTCTATCTTGTTACAGCTGCTTATATAGTTTGGTATGCTGAAAAATCTAAAAAAGACCCTACAAAAAGTGCTCTTTATGGGGTTGAAGAAGTACAAACTTTTGATTTAAAAGATTCTAATATTGAAGTTGAGAAAAAACATCCTTTAGTATTAACTATCCTTATTATTTTCTTCGCTATTTTAATGTATGGTTGTATAAAATTTAGTTGGGGACTTGTTGAAACTGCTGTATGTTTTATGTGGATGGGATTTATCATTGGACTTAGTTATGGATATGACCCTAGTAAAATAGCTAGTTGTTTTGTAAAAGGAATTAAAGGAATGTCTTCTGCTGCTATGATTGTTGGACTTGGAGCTGCCGTTGCTTTAATTTTATCAGAAGCCAAAGTACTAGATACAGTAGTTTATGGATTAGCTAAAATGTTAGAATGGTTCCCTAATTTCTTAAAAGCTCCTGTAATGTTATTTATAAATGTTATTGTTAATGGATTTGTTACTTCTGGTACAGGTCAAGCAGCTGTTGTAATGCCTGTTATGGTTCCTTTAGCTGATGTTTCAGGAATTACTAGACAAACGGCTGTTTTAGCTTATAAATTTGGTGATGGATTCTGTAACTATATTTTACCTCATGCATCTGCTTTAATGGGATTCTTAGGGGCTACTGGAATTACTTATGACCGTTGGATGAAATTCATGTGGAAATTATTCTTAATATGGATGATTTTAGGTTCAATAATTCTTTCTTATGCTTATTTTACTCAATATGCATAA
- the gpmI gene encoding 2,3-bisphosphoglycerate-independent phosphoglycerate mutase — MIKKPLMLMILDGWGISTCDTCVNAIKNAHPEYFLNLLKNYPNSQLNASEEYVGLPAGQMGNSEVGHLNIGAGRVIYQPLVKISKDIKDGTFFEIKTLKEAFEYAKKYNNRVHIGGLVSDGGVHSHLEHCYGLLEMGKREGVIMYLHAFLDGRDTPPTSGAGYLKQVEEKMFELNYGKIATISGRYFAMDRDKNWDRTKRAYDNMTIGNGLEFSSVEEAIKTSYDKGITDEFVEPSIIDKEGLIKEGDVFINFNFRPDRARQITRALNDKEFSYFERNIAPVKVYCMRQYDSTIDAPVIYVDEEIKNTFGEVISKAGLKQFRTAETEKYAHVTFFFNGGVETQYEGEVRKLVASPKVATYDLKPEMSAYEVTEGLIEALNSNEYDVFIVNFANPDMVGHTGVVEATEKAIKAVDECVKKVATKILELDGTLLITADHGNAELMVDPVTGAPFTSHTINKVPFIYVSNHTENIHLKDGKLADIAPTMLNILGIEKPVEMDGENLVK, encoded by the coding sequence ATGATAAAAAAACCATTAATGTTAATGATACTAGATGGATGGGGAATAAGTACATGTGATACATGTGTTAATGCTATAAAAAATGCACATCCAGAATATTTTTTGAATCTTTTAAAAAATTATCCAAATTCCCAACTAAATGCTTCTGAAGAATATGTTGGATTACCTGCTGGACAAATGGGTAACTCAGAAGTAGGACATTTAAATATTGGAGCTGGAAGAGTTATTTATCAACCTTTAGTAAAAATAAGTAAAGATATTAAAGATGGAACTTTCTTTGAAATTAAAACTTTAAAAGAAGCTTTTGAATATGCTAAAAAATATAACAATAGAGTTCATATTGGAGGGCTTGTATCTGATGGTGGAGTTCACTCTCATCTTGAACATTGTTATGGACTTTTAGAAATGGGAAAAAGAGAAGGTGTAATTATGTACTTACACGCTTTCTTAGACGGTAGAGATACTCCTCCTACTTCAGGAGCTGGATATTTAAAACAAGTTGAAGAAAAAATGTTTGAATTAAACTATGGAAAAATAGCTACTATTTCAGGAAGATACTTTGCTATGGACAGAGATAAAAACTGGGATAGAACAAAAAGAGCTTATGATAATATGACTATTGGAAATGGTTTAGAATTTTCTTCTGTTGAAGAAGCTATAAAAACTTCTTATGATAAAGGAATTACAGATGAATTTGTTGAACCTTCAATAATTGATAAAGAAGGATTAATTAAAGAGGGAGATGTATTTATAAACTTCAACTTTAGACCTGATAGAGCTAGACAAATTACAAGAGCTTTAAATGATAAAGAGTTTTCATATTTCGAAAGAAATATAGCTCCAGTTAAAGTATATTGTATGAGACAATATGACTCTACAATAGATGCTCCAGTTATATATGTTGATGAAGAAATTAAAAATACATTTGGAGAAGTTATTTCTAAAGCTGGTTTAAAACAATTTAGAACTGCTGAAACTGAAAAATATGCTCATGTTACTTTCTTCTTTAATGGTGGAGTGGAAACTCAATATGAAGGAGAAGTTAGAAAACTTGTTGCTTCTCCAAAGGTAGCAACTTATGATTTAAAACCTGAAATGTCAGCTTATGAAGTTACTGAAGGATTAATAGAAGCTTTAAATAGTAACGAATATGATGTTTTCATTGTAAACTTTGCAAATCCTGATATGGTTGGACATACTGGTGTTGTTGAAGCCACTGAAAAAGCTATAAAAGCTGTTGATGAATGTGTTAAAAAAGTGGCTACAAAAATTCTTGAATTAGATGGAACTTTATTAATTACAGCTGACCATGGAAATGCTGAACTTATGGTAGACCCTGTAACAGGAGCTCCATTCACATCTCATACAATCAATAAAGTACCATTTATTTATGTATCTAATCATACAGAAAATATTCATTTAAAAGATGGTAAATTAGCAGATATTGCTCCTACTATGTTAAATATATTAGGAATTGAAAAACCTGTAGAAATGGATGGAGAAAATTTAGTTAAATAA
- a CDS encoding xanthine dehydrogenase family protein molybdopterin-binding subunit, with the protein MKIVNTSIMKKDAMALVTGKPVYTDDIAPKDCLVIKLLRSPHAHALIEEINTDIAKKVPGIHSIFTYKDVPNKRFTMAGQTYPEPSPYDRLILDQRVRYVGDVVAIVAGENEKVVEKAMKLIKVKYQVLEAILDFRKAKDNKILIHPEDNWKALCPVGADNKRNLCAHANDGDENIDKVFEECDVVLQNTYHTKANQQTPMETFRAYATMDMFGRLNVVSSTQIPFHVRRIVANALDISKSKVRVIKPRIGGGFGAKQTAIMEVYPAFVTYMTGRNSKLIFTREESQTASSPRHEMEVTIKIGATKDGIIKAIDLYTLSNTGAYGEHGPTTVGLSGHKAIPLYSKAKSYRFRYDVVYTNTMSAGAYRGYGATQGIFAMESIIDELAEKLGINPITLREKNMVREGDLMPAYYRETANSCALDRCLERAKAMIDWDNKYPRRDMGNGKVRGVGLGFSMQGSSISNVDVGSVAIKVSDDGFYNLMVGATDMGTGCDTVLSQIAAECLDCSVDNIIVHGVDTDTSPYDSGSYASSTTYLTGMAVVKTCEKLITKIKTLGAQYLNVDVEKVDFDGKKVFDLEDNKEISLKDIANKAMCNNNNTLYASESHSSKVSPPPYMVGIAEVEVDTETGKVDVINYKAVVDCGTVVNPALARVQTEGGIAQGIGMALYEDVVYTNKGSLQTHSFMQYKIPTRKDVGTIEVQFESSYEPTGPFGVKSIGEVVINTSSPAIANAVYNAVGVRIRELPITPEKVFMGMLEKK; encoded by the coding sequence ATGAAAATAGTAAATACATCTATTATGAAAAAAGATGCTATGGCATTAGTTACAGGAAAACCTGTATATACTGACGATATAGCACCAAAAGATTGTCTTGTAATAAAATTATTAAGAAGTCCTCATGCTCATGCTTTAATTGAAGAAATTAATACAGATATAGCAAAAAAAGTTCCTGGAATTCATAGTATATTTACTTATAAAGATGTACCAAATAAAAGATTTACAATGGCAGGACAAACTTATCCTGAACCAAGTCCATATGATAGACTTATACTAGACCAAAGAGTAAGATACGTTGGAGATGTAGTAGCTATAGTAGCTGGAGAAAATGAAAAAGTAGTAGAAAAGGCTATGAAACTTATAAAAGTTAAGTATCAAGTTTTAGAAGCTATATTAGATTTTAGAAAAGCAAAAGATAATAAAATATTAATACATCCAGAAGATAACTGGAAAGCATTATGTCCTGTTGGAGCTGACAATAAAAGAAATTTATGTGCTCATGCTAATGATGGCGATGAAAATATAGATAAAGTTTTTGAAGAATGTGATGTTGTTCTTCAAAATACATATCATACAAAAGCTAATCAACAAACTCCAATGGAAACTTTTAGAGCTTATGCAACTATGGATATGTTTGGTAGATTAAATGTAGTTTCTTCTACTCAAATTCCTTTCCATGTAAGAAGAATAGTAGCTAATGCTTTAGATATATCAAAATCTAAAGTAAGAGTAATAAAACCTAGAATAGGTGGAGGTTTTGGAGCTAAACAAACAGCTATAATGGAAGTTTATCCAGCTTTTGTTACTTATATGACAGGTAGAAATTCTAAATTAATATTTACAAGAGAAGAGAGTCAAACTGCTTCAAGTCCAAGACATGAAATGGAAGTAACAATAAAAATAGGAGCTACTAAAGATGGAATAATAAAAGCTATTGATTTATATACTTTATCAAATACAGGAGCTTATGGAGAACATGGACCAACAACAGTTGGATTAAGTGGACATAAAGCAATACCTTTATATAGTAAGGCTAAATCTTATAGATTTAGATATGATGTAGTATATACAAATACTATGTCAGCTGGAGCTTATAGAGGTTATGGAGCTACTCAAGGAATATTTGCTATGGAATCAATAATAGATGAATTAGCAGAAAAGTTAGGAATAAATCCAATAACTTTAAGAGAAAAAAATATGGTTAGAGAAGGAGATTTAATGCCAGCTTATTATAGAGAAACAGCTAATAGTTGTGCTTTAGATAGATGTTTAGAGAGAGCTAAGGCTATGATAGACTGGGATAATAAATATCCTCGTAGAGATATGGGAAATGGTAAAGTTAGAGGAGTTGGATTAGGATTTTCTATGCAAGGTTCTTCAATTTCTAATGTAGATGTAGGTTCTGTAGCAATAAAAGTAAGTGATGATGGATTCTACAATTTAATGGTAGGAGCTACAGATATGGGAACAGGTTGTGACACAGTACTATCACAAATAGCTGCAGAATGCTTAGATTGTAGTGTTGATAATATAATAGTACATGGTGTTGATACAGATACTTCTCCATATGATTCAGGTTCTTATGCTTCAAGTACAACATACTTAACAGGTATGGCTGTAGTAAAAACTTGTGAAAAATTAATAACTAAAATCAAAACTTTAGGTGCACAATATTTAAATGTAGATGTAGAAAAAGTTGATTTTGATGGAAAGAAAGTTTTTGATTTAGAAGATAATAAAGAAATTTCATTAAAAGATATAGCAAATAAGGCTATGTGTAACAACAATAATACTCTTTATGCTAGTGAATCTCATTCTTCTAAAGTATCTCCACCACCATATATGGTAGGAATAGCAGAAGTAGAAGTAGATACAGAAACTGGAAAAGTAGATGTTATTAATTATAAAGCTGTTGTTGACTGTGGAACAGTAGTAAATCCAGCATTAGCTAGAGTACAAACAGAAGGTGGAATAGCTCAAGGAATTGGAATGGCTTTATATGAAGATGTAGTTTATACTAATAAAGGAAGTTTACAAACTCATTCATTTATGCAATATAAAATCCCTACTAGAAAAGATGTTGGAACAATAGAAGTTCAATTTGAAAGTAGTTATGAACCAACTGGACCTTTTGGAGTAAAATCAATAGGAGAAGTTGTTATAAATACTTCATCTCCAGCTATAGCAAATGCTGTATATAATGCTGTAGGAGTTAGAATAAGAGAACTTCCTATAACACCAGAAAAAGTATTTATGGGAATGTTAGAGAAAAAATAA
- the rpmI gene encoding 50S ribosomal protein L35: MPKMKTHRGTAKRIKVTGTGKYVAKHSGKSHILTKKTRKRKNRMKKDFVLLDNVHKSDMIRLLPYGVGR; the protein is encoded by the coding sequence ATGCCAAAAATGAAAACTCATAGAGGAACAGCTAAAAGAATCAAAGTAACAGGAACAGGGAAATATGTAGCTAAACATTCAGGAAAAAGCCACATATTAACTAAAAAAACTAGAAAAAGAAAAAATAGAATGAAAAAAGACTTTGTACTTTTAGATAACGTTCATAAAAGTGATATGATTAGATTATTACCATACGGAGTTGGAAGATAA